One stretch of Clavibacter californiensis DNA includes these proteins:
- a CDS encoding DUF3592 domain-containing protein: MSAVSQDRVVVAPQAVLVRTAVAALVASVILGVGLTVPADLAADSGAAIVVGKVVAIVLGLIGSLGSAYASVVLLSPVLTTVGALLWPTAVVLLGTPLGIVCALAFAPVAPEGDASDPVLALVAAVLAVLGIAAAVACAVVQRRVARLAANARRVTETGRRTAAIVTAVQRLDGSGDAVRARLTVAFTDGDGRDHHVTRTVTTADRLLPAVGGKLPLWYDPAAPGDLPSIVVGRSW; this comes from the coding sequence ATGAGCGCCGTGAGCCAGGACCGTGTCGTCGTCGCCCCGCAGGCGGTGCTCGTCCGCACCGCGGTCGCCGCGCTCGTCGCGTCCGTGATCCTGGGCGTCGGCCTGACCGTCCCGGCCGACCTCGCCGCCGACTCGGGTGCCGCGATCGTCGTGGGGAAGGTCGTCGCCATCGTGCTGGGCCTGATCGGCTCGCTCGGCAGCGCCTACGCGTCCGTCGTGCTGCTGTCTCCCGTGCTCACCACCGTCGGCGCCCTGCTCTGGCCGACCGCCGTGGTGCTGCTCGGCACGCCGCTCGGCATCGTGTGCGCCCTCGCCTTCGCGCCGGTCGCCCCCGAGGGCGACGCGTCGGACCCCGTGCTGGCGCTGGTCGCCGCCGTGCTCGCGGTCCTCGGGATCGCCGCCGCGGTCGCCTGCGCCGTCGTCCAGCGCCGTGTCGCGCGCCTCGCCGCCAACGCCCGCCGCGTGACCGAGACCGGCCGCCGCACCGCCGCGATCGTCACGGCCGTCCAGCGCCTCGACGGATCCGGCGACGCCGTCCGCGCGCGCCTCACGGTCGCCTTCACCGACGGCGACGGCCGCGACCACCACGTCACGCGCACGGTCACCACGGCCGACCGCCTGCTCCCGGCCGTCGGCGGCAAGCTGCCGCTCTGGTACGACCCGGCCGCCCCGGGCGACCTCCCGTCCATCGTCGTGGGCCGCTCATGGTGA
- the folK gene encoding 2-amino-4-hydroxy-6-hydroxymethyldihydropteridine diphosphokinase codes for MVTRLPTDRILLTGLRVHAHHGVFAEERRDGQPFVIDLEVAIDLAPAGGSDELDRTLHYGELADEVAAAAERDPVDLIETLAERIAGVVLAHPVARWVRVTVHKPDAPIAVPFDDVAVVIERASAQPAPGETVRAVVAVGSNLGDRRATIERALALVDEVPGLRVVRSSDLVESVAVTPEGEDATKPGYLNGVALVDSALGPHALLDALAGIERDLGRVRAERWGDRTIDLDVISYGEARIHDERLTLPHPRAAERAFVLGPWLQADPDAELPGRGRVDALLAALEPAPAAAPAPAAAPAPAPAPAAAPAPAAAPAPAAAETRA; via the coding sequence ATGGTGACCAGGCTCCCGACCGACCGCATCCTCCTCACCGGCCTGCGCGTGCACGCCCACCACGGCGTCTTCGCCGAGGAGCGCCGCGACGGCCAGCCGTTCGTGATCGACCTCGAGGTCGCCATCGACCTCGCGCCGGCCGGCGGCAGCGACGAGCTCGACCGCACGCTGCACTACGGCGAGCTGGCCGACGAGGTCGCCGCGGCGGCCGAGCGCGATCCCGTCGACCTCATCGAGACGCTCGCCGAGCGCATCGCCGGCGTCGTGCTCGCGCATCCCGTCGCCCGGTGGGTGCGCGTCACCGTGCACAAGCCGGACGCGCCGATCGCGGTGCCGTTCGACGACGTGGCGGTCGTCATCGAGCGGGCGTCCGCGCAGCCCGCTCCGGGCGAGACCGTGCGCGCCGTCGTGGCCGTGGGATCCAACCTCGGCGACCGGCGCGCGACCATCGAGCGCGCGCTGGCCCTGGTCGACGAGGTGCCCGGCCTCCGCGTCGTGCGCTCCTCGGATCTCGTGGAGTCCGTCGCCGTGACGCCCGAGGGGGAGGACGCGACGAAGCCCGGCTACCTCAACGGCGTCGCGCTGGTCGACTCCGCGCTCGGTCCGCACGCGCTGCTCGACGCGCTGGCCGGGATCGAGCGTGACCTCGGCCGCGTCCGCGCCGAGCGCTGGGGCGACCGCACGATCGACCTCGACGTCATCTCCTACGGCGAGGCGCGGATCCACGACGAGCGCCTCACGCTGCCCCACCCGCGCGCCGCCGAGCGCGCCTTCGTGCTCGGGCCGTGGCTGCAGGCGGATCCCGACGCCGAGCTGCCCGGCCGCGGCCGCGTCGACGCGCTGCTCGCCGCGCTCGAGCCCGCGCCCGCTGCCGCACCCGCGCCCGCTGCCGCACCCGCACCCGCACCCGCACCCGCTGCCGCACCCGCACCCGCTGCCGCACCCGCGCCCGCTGCCGCGGAGACCCGCGCATGA
- a CDS encoding DUF3180 domain-containing protein — translation MTRTRSTTLIALLIAGAAVGWFAENALLMSGRALLIPPLTLGATLLIVGIVLLALARPIRRSTLGRTPGRVDPFRATRVVLLAKASALAGALLTGITGGVLAFVLARPVLPGASSVGLAVAGTVGAVVLLVAGLVAEHWCTVPPDDRDDSRPGDPAREPS, via the coding sequence ATGACCCGCACGCGCTCCACCACCCTCATCGCCCTCCTCATCGCGGGCGCGGCCGTCGGCTGGTTCGCCGAGAACGCGCTCCTCATGAGCGGACGCGCGCTCCTCATCCCGCCGCTCACGCTCGGCGCGACCCTCCTGATCGTCGGGATAGTGCTGCTCGCGCTGGCCCGCCCCATCCGCCGCTCGACGCTCGGGCGCACCCCGGGACGCGTCGACCCGTTCCGCGCGACGCGCGTCGTGCTGCTCGCCAAGGCGTCGGCGCTCGCGGGCGCGCTGCTCACCGGGATCACCGGCGGGGTGCTGGCCTTCGTGCTGGCCCGGCCCGTCCTGCCCGGCGCGTCCTCCGTCGGGCTCGCGGTGGCCGGTACGGTGGGAGCCGTCGTCCTCCTCGTCGCCGGGCTGGTCGCCGAGCACTGGTGCACGGTCCCGCCCGACGACCGGGACGACTCGCGCCCCGGGGATCCGGCGCGCGAGCCCTCGTAG
- a CDS encoding PH domain-containing protein, whose translation MTPNVDPHGVSWRRVSPRLIGVELVGGVITALVLGGIAAFLFAVDAPGWLPIVLGAAALVELVVTLVIVPRRVRAMGYQLREDDLVFRRGIMWTRVVAVPYGRMQLVDITRGPVGRALGLADLKLVTAAAAASIQIPGLTNADAEELRDRLVALAETRRAGL comes from the coding sequence GTGACCCCGAACGTCGACCCGCACGGCGTCTCGTGGCGCCGCGTCTCCCCGCGCCTCATCGGCGTCGAGCTGGTGGGCGGCGTGATCACCGCCCTCGTGCTCGGCGGCATCGCGGCCTTCCTCTTCGCGGTCGACGCGCCCGGCTGGCTGCCGATCGTGCTCGGCGCCGCCGCGCTCGTCGAGCTGGTCGTGACGCTCGTGATCGTCCCCCGCCGCGTCCGCGCCATGGGGTACCAGCTGCGCGAGGACGACCTCGTCTTCCGCCGCGGCATCATGTGGACGCGCGTCGTCGCGGTGCCGTACGGCCGGATGCAGCTCGTCGACATCACGCGCGGCCCCGTCGGCCGTGCGCTCGGCCTCGCCGACCTTAAGCTCGTGACCGCGGCGGCCGCGGCGAGCATCCAGATCCCCGGGCTCACGAACGCCGACGCCGAGGAGCTCCGCGACCGGCTGGTCGCCCTCGCCGAGACGCGCCGGGCCGGGCTGTGA
- a CDS encoding PH domain-containing protein has protein sequence MSDPTPEDQAAGPRDSAPDGASPATAAGPVPAAEARIAEELTDGDWHRLHPATPVLRGGVLFIVAIGFLVSSLREQLVEQFVPGQRRDGEQDLIPMLVESGSLIWVILALLAFTLLAVGISYLSWRMHTFRVTEETVEVRSGILSRTNRRARLDRIQGVNIVRPLIARLIGAAKLEIQVAGNDANLPLQYLRSRDADAFRLRVLRLASGARAEAAGSAPAAPGAPARGFVGSRVDDFLAPELDPDAAPPQSVVRIPIPRLVGAVLLSAPTVVLVLFVAVGIPLIVRFEAWYLLVPLLPTLLGSAGFFVRRITRSLRYSVAGTPDGVRVGFGLLSTSNDTIPPGRIHAVEVVQPLLWRAAGWWEIRITRASHSSSPGAAGQQNTSILPVGDRRDVDRVLGLVLPDLVGDQALALVAVGMTGRGGVDDGFTTSPRRAWILKPFSWRRTGFAVDASAFLVRRGVIWRRLVIVPHARTQGVDLTQGPIDRRLDLVSVRAATVAGPVDTRLGAIDRATGMELSTRLVVAAVASARSDTSAHWGAEAASWPAPGSAPAAAAPAPAGPPDPGPAAPADPGPAAPALPDPTPDAAWPPPPATDAPRHRSAPEDPA, from the coding sequence GTGAGCGACCCGACGCCCGAGGACCAGGCCGCCGGCCCGCGTGACTCCGCGCCCGACGGCGCGTCACCCGCCACGGCAGCCGGGCCCGTCCCCGCCGCAGAGGCCCGGATCGCGGAGGAGCTCACCGACGGCGACTGGCACCGCCTCCACCCGGCCACCCCCGTCCTCCGCGGCGGGGTCCTCTTCATCGTCGCGATCGGCTTCCTCGTCTCGTCCCTGCGCGAGCAGCTCGTGGAGCAGTTCGTGCCCGGCCAGCGACGCGACGGCGAGCAGGACCTCATCCCGATGCTCGTGGAGAGCGGGAGCCTCATCTGGGTGATCCTCGCCCTCCTCGCGTTCACCCTCCTCGCGGTCGGCATCTCCTACCTCTCGTGGCGCATGCACACGTTCCGCGTCACGGAGGAGACCGTCGAGGTGCGCAGCGGGATCCTCTCGCGCACGAACCGACGGGCGAGGCTCGATCGGATCCAGGGCGTCAACATCGTGCGCCCGCTCATCGCTCGGCTCATCGGCGCGGCCAAGCTCGAGATCCAGGTCGCGGGCAACGACGCCAACCTGCCGCTGCAGTACCTCCGCTCGCGCGACGCCGACGCCTTCCGGCTCCGCGTGCTGCGGCTCGCGTCCGGCGCGCGGGCGGAGGCGGCGGGATCCGCGCCCGCCGCTCCCGGCGCTCCCGCCCGCGGCTTCGTCGGCTCGCGGGTCGACGACTTCCTCGCGCCCGAGCTCGACCCGGACGCGGCCCCGCCGCAGTCGGTCGTCCGCATCCCCATCCCGCGCCTCGTCGGCGCCGTGCTGCTCTCGGCGCCCACGGTGGTCCTGGTGCTGTTCGTCGCGGTTGGGATCCCGCTCATCGTCCGGTTCGAGGCCTGGTACCTGCTCGTGCCGCTGCTGCCGACGCTCCTCGGTTCCGCCGGCTTCTTCGTGCGCCGGATCACGCGCTCGCTCCGCTACAGCGTCGCCGGCACGCCCGACGGGGTCCGCGTCGGTTTCGGCCTGCTGTCGACGAGCAACGACACCATCCCGCCCGGCCGGATCCACGCGGTCGAGGTCGTGCAGCCGCTGCTCTGGCGCGCCGCCGGCTGGTGGGAGATCCGCATCACGCGCGCCTCCCACTCCTCGTCGCCGGGCGCCGCCGGACAGCAGAACACGTCGATCCTCCCCGTCGGCGACCGCAGGGACGTCGACCGCGTGCTCGGCCTCGTCCTGCCCGACCTCGTGGGCGACCAGGCGCTCGCCCTCGTCGCCGTGGGCATGACCGGCCGCGGCGGCGTCGACGACGGCTTCACCACGTCGCCGCGCCGGGCCTGGATCCTCAAGCCCTTCTCCTGGCGCCGCACCGGCTTCGCGGTCGACGCGTCGGCGTTCCTCGTCCGCCGCGGCGTGATCTGGCGCCGCCTCGTGATCGTGCCGCACGCGCGGACGCAGGGGGTCGACCTCACGCAGGGCCCCATCGACCGCCGGCTCGACCTCGTCTCGGTGCGCGCCGCCACCGTCGCCGGACCCGTGGACACGCGGCTCGGCGCCATCGACCGCGCCACCGGGATGGAGCTGTCGACCCGGCTGGTCGTGGCGGCCGTCGCATCGGCCCGGTCCGACACGTCCGCGCACTGGGGCGCCGAGGCCGCGAGCTGGCCGGCGCCGGGATCCGCGCCCGCCGCCGCCGCACCTGCGCCCGCCGGACCCCCCGACCCCGGCCCCGCCGCACCCGCCGACCCCGGCCCCGCCGCACCCGCACTGCCCGACCCCACCCCCGACGCCGCCTGGCCGCCGCCGCCGGCCACCGACGCCCCACGCCACCGCTCCGCCCCCGAGGACCCCGCATGA
- a CDS encoding Rossmann-like and DUF2520 domain-containing protein: protein MTVPSQRSGRLGVGIVGAGRVGPVIGAALAGAGHAITGISAVSAASRERAEAMLPGVPVLEIPDLIERSELVILAVPDAELPGLVAGLATTGAWQAGQLVVHTSAAHGIQVLAPAFASGIIPLAIHPAMSFTGTSMDLSRMVDSWFAVTAPAPVLPIAQVLVVEMGGEPVVVEERDRAAYAEAIATATTFSTAIVDQAAGLLAGIGVEEPGRVLGPLIRSAVDDALRRSSPAGGARLTSGDVPLPADEGPDAH from the coding sequence ATGACCGTCCCGTCCCAGCGCTCCGGCCGTCTCGGCGTCGGCATCGTCGGCGCGGGTCGCGTCGGCCCGGTCATCGGCGCCGCCCTCGCGGGCGCCGGCCACGCGATCACCGGCATCTCCGCGGTCTCGGCCGCCAGCCGCGAGCGCGCGGAGGCGATGCTGCCCGGGGTCCCGGTCCTCGAGATCCCCGACCTGATCGAGCGGAGCGAGCTCGTGATCCTCGCCGTCCCCGACGCCGAGCTCCCCGGCCTCGTCGCGGGACTCGCCACGACGGGCGCGTGGCAGGCGGGCCAGCTCGTCGTGCACACGTCGGCGGCGCACGGGATCCAGGTGCTCGCGCCCGCGTTCGCGTCCGGCATCATCCCGCTCGCCATCCACCCGGCGATGTCGTTCACCGGCACGAGCATGGACCTCAGCCGCATGGTCGACAGCTGGTTCGCCGTCACCGCGCCCGCGCCCGTCCTCCCCATCGCGCAGGTGCTCGTCGTCGAGATGGGCGGCGAGCCCGTCGTCGTGGAGGAGCGGGACCGCGCGGCGTACGCCGAGGCCATCGCCACCGCGACAACCTTCTCCACCGCGATCGTCGACCAGGCCGCCGGCCTCCTCGCGGGCATCGGCGTGGAGGAGCCCGGCCGCGTGCTCGGCCCGCTGATCCGCTCGGCCGTCGATGACGCGCTCCGTCGCTCCTCCCCGGCGGGCGGCGCGCGCCTCACGTCCGGCGACGTCCCGCTGCCGGCGGACGAGGGCCCCGACGCGCACTAA
- the panC gene encoding pantoate--beta-alanine ligase: protein MTIPAPTVVTGIAELRARVRDHRAARTAAGEAPVVVLVPTMGALHEGHLAHARRARELGSLVVVSIFVNPLQFGAGEDLDAYPRTLDADVAALAETGVDLVFAPSAAEMYPDGPARVRVTGGSVALTLEGRSRPGHFDGMLTVVAKLLHIVTPDVATFGRKDAQQLHLVRRMVRDLDLPVRIEDLETVREPDGLALSSRNRYLDDRERRAARVIPAALEAAQSAGDRGIDAVIAAAQSVVMGEPAVALDHFQIVDPTTFESVDDGFTGVALAVIAARVGSTRLIDNATVVIA, encoded by the coding sequence ATGACGATCCCCGCGCCCACCGTCGTCACCGGCATCGCCGAGCTGCGTGCCCGCGTCCGCGACCACCGGGCCGCCCGCACCGCGGCGGGGGAGGCGCCCGTCGTCGTGCTCGTCCCCACCATGGGCGCGCTGCACGAGGGCCACCTGGCGCACGCCCGCCGCGCCCGCGAGCTCGGATCCCTCGTGGTCGTGTCGATCTTCGTCAACCCGCTGCAGTTCGGCGCGGGCGAGGACCTCGACGCCTACCCGCGCACGCTCGACGCCGACGTGGCCGCGCTCGCGGAGACCGGCGTCGACCTGGTCTTCGCGCCGTCCGCGGCCGAGATGTACCCGGACGGGCCCGCGCGCGTCCGCGTCACCGGCGGATCCGTCGCCCTCACGCTCGAGGGCCGCTCCCGCCCCGGCCACTTCGACGGCATGCTCACCGTCGTGGCGAAGCTCCTCCATATCGTGACGCCCGACGTCGCCACCTTCGGCCGCAAGGACGCGCAGCAGCTGCACCTCGTCCGCCGCATGGTGCGCGACCTCGACCTGCCCGTCCGCATCGAGGACCTGGAGACGGTGCGCGAGCCCGACGGCCTCGCCCTCTCCAGCCGCAACCGCTACCTCGACGACCGCGAGCGCCGCGCCGCCCGCGTCATCCCCGCCGCGCTCGAGGCCGCGCAGAGCGCCGGGGACCGCGGCATCGACGCCGTCATCGCCGCCGCCCAGTCCGTGGTGATGGGGGAGCCCGCGGTGGCCCTCGACCACTTCCAGATCGTGGATCCGACCACCTTCGAGTCCGTGGACGACGGCTTCACGGGCGTCGCGCTCGCCGTCATCGCGGCCCGCGTCGGCAGCACGCGCCTCATCGACAACGCGACCGTCGTCATCGCCTGA
- the lysS gene encoding lysine--tRNA ligase: protein MTDSPGTPASPETAPAPAVEGSAEDVAEQKAVRLAKRARLNAQGGPGEGAYPVQVPVTTTIPAVRAEYGHLEPGQETDHVVGIAGRVVHFRNTGKLCFATLQAGDGTRIQAMISLAEVGEEALAAWKELVDLGDHVFVAGRVIASRKGELSIMATEWRIASKALLPLPNLHSELSDETRVRSRYLDLIVRDQARKNVLDRAKVNASMRETFRQRGYVEVETPMLQVMHGGASARPFVTHSNAFDTEMYLRIAPELYLKRAVVGGIDRVFEINRNFRNEGADSTHSPEFAMLEAYEAYGDYTSIAELTQTLVQDAAMAVAGSHVVTWADGTEYDLGGEWDRISMYGSLSEAAGVDITPATTVDELQAIADREGVVVPLSTHGKLVEELWEHFVKGGLERPTFVLDFPVETSPLTRAHRSIEGVVEKWDLYIRGFELATGYSELVDPVVQRERFVDQARQSARGDDEAMPLDEEFLRALEHGMPPSGGMGMGVDRLLMAITGLGIRETILFPLVK from the coding sequence ATGACCGACAGCCCCGGAACGCCCGCGTCGCCCGAGACCGCCCCCGCTCCCGCCGTGGAGGGATCCGCCGAGGACGTCGCCGAGCAGAAGGCCGTGCGCCTCGCCAAGCGCGCCCGCCTCAACGCCCAGGGCGGCCCCGGCGAGGGCGCGTACCCCGTGCAGGTCCCGGTCACCACGACCATCCCCGCGGTCCGCGCCGAGTACGGCCACCTCGAGCCCGGCCAGGAGACCGACCACGTGGTCGGCATCGCCGGCCGCGTCGTGCACTTCCGCAACACCGGCAAGCTCTGCTTCGCCACGCTCCAGGCGGGCGACGGCACGCGCATCCAGGCCATGATCTCGCTGGCCGAGGTCGGCGAGGAGGCGCTCGCCGCGTGGAAGGAGCTCGTCGACCTCGGCGACCACGTCTTCGTCGCCGGCCGCGTCATCGCGAGCCGCAAGGGCGAGCTGTCGATCATGGCCACCGAGTGGCGCATCGCCTCGAAGGCCCTGCTGCCCTTGCCGAACCTCCATTCCGAGCTCTCGGACGAGACCCGCGTCCGCAGCCGGTACCTCGACCTGATCGTGCGCGACCAGGCCCGCAAGAACGTCCTCGACCGCGCGAAGGTCAACGCCTCCATGCGCGAGACGTTCCGCCAGCGCGGCTACGTCGAGGTCGAGACCCCCATGCTGCAGGTGATGCACGGCGGCGCGTCCGCCCGCCCGTTCGTCACGCACTCCAACGCCTTCGACACCGAGATGTACCTCCGCATCGCGCCCGAGCTGTACCTCAAGCGCGCGGTCGTCGGCGGCATCGACCGCGTCTTCGAGATCAACCGCAACTTCCGCAACGAGGGCGCGGACTCGACGCACAGCCCCGAGTTCGCGATGCTCGAGGCGTACGAGGCCTACGGCGACTACACCTCCATCGCCGAGCTCACGCAGACGCTCGTGCAGGACGCGGCCATGGCCGTCGCCGGCAGCCACGTCGTCACGTGGGCCGACGGCACCGAGTACGACCTCGGAGGCGAGTGGGACCGCATCTCCATGTACGGCTCGCTGAGCGAGGCCGCGGGCGTCGACATCACGCCCGCCACCACCGTCGACGAGCTCCAGGCGATCGCCGACCGCGAGGGCGTCGTCGTGCCGCTGAGCACGCACGGCAAGCTCGTCGAGGAGCTCTGGGAGCACTTCGTCAAGGGCGGCCTCGAGCGCCCCACCTTCGTCCTCGACTTCCCCGTCGAGACCTCCCCGCTCACGCGCGCGCACCGCTCCATCGAGGGCGTCGTCGAGAAATGGGACCTCTACATCCGCGGCTTCGAGCTGGCGACCGGCTACTCCGAGCTCGTGGATCCCGTCGTGCAGCGCGAGCGCTTCGTCGACCAGGCGCGCCAGTCGGCGCGCGGCGACGACGAGGCCATGCCGCTCGACGAGGAGTTCCTCCGTGCCCTCGAGCACGGCATGCCGCCCTCGGGCGGCATGGGCATGGGGGTCGACCGGCTCCTCATGGCCATCACCGGTCTCGGCATCCGCGAGACCATCCTGTTCCCCCTAGTGAAGTAG
- a CDS encoding ATP-dependent Clp protease ATP-binding subunit: MFERFTDRARRVVVLAQEEAKMLNHNYIGTEHILLGLIHEGEGVAAKALESLGISLDAVREQVQDIIGQGQQQPTGHIPFTPRAKKVLELSLREALQLGHNYIGTEHILLGLIREGEGVAAQVLVKLGADLNRVRQQVIQLLSGYQGKEAVAVGGETQQSQQAGSTVLDQFGRNLTQAARDGKLDPVIGREKEIERVMQILSRRSKNNPVLIGEPGVGKTAVVEGLAQAIVKGDVPETLKDKQLYTLDLGSLIAGSRYRGDFEERLKKVTKEIRTRGDIITFIDEIHTLVGAGAAEGAIDAASILKPLLARGELQTIGATTLDEYRKHFEKDAALERRFQPIQVQEPSLPHTINILKGLRDRYEAFHKVSITDGAIVSAANLADRYIADRFLPDKAIDLIDEAGARLRLSILSAPPELREFDERISTVRVAKETAIEDQDFEKAASLRDEEKNLLGERLRLEKQWRSGDVRTTAEVDEGLIAEVLAQATGIPVFKLTEEESSRLVFMEKALHQRVIGQEEAISALSKTIRRTRAGLKDPRRPSGSFIFAGPTGVGKTELAKALAEFLFDDEDALISLDMSEYGEKHTVSRLFGAPPGFVGFEEGGQLTEKVRRKPFSVVLFDEIEKAHPDIFNSLLQILEEGRLTDGQGRVVDFKNTVIIMTTNLGTKDITGAPVGFQVENNAANSYERMKGKVSEELKKNFKPEFLNRVDDTIVFPQLSKPELLQIVDLFVKRLSDRMMDRDLTITLETAAKERLIEVGFDPSLGARPLRRAVQHEIEDRLSERILQGELNAGDHVHVDYVDGQFTFVTTQREGISVAAGIGTGTGTPDLAITSE; the protein is encoded by the coding sequence ATGTTCGAGAGATTCACCGACCGCGCTCGTCGCGTCGTCGTCCTGGCCCAAGAAGAGGCCAAGATGCTCAACCACAACTACATCGGGACCGAGCACATCCTGCTCGGCCTCATCCACGAGGGCGAAGGCGTGGCCGCCAAGGCCCTGGAGTCGCTCGGCATCTCCCTCGATGCCGTCCGCGAACAGGTCCAGGACATCATCGGCCAGGGCCAGCAGCAGCCCACGGGACACATCCCGTTCACGCCGCGCGCGAAGAAGGTCCTGGAGCTGTCGCTCCGCGAGGCCCTCCAGCTCGGCCACAACTACATCGGCACCGAGCACATCCTCCTCGGCCTGATCCGCGAGGGCGAGGGCGTCGCCGCGCAGGTGCTCGTCAAGCTCGGCGCCGACCTCAACCGCGTGCGCCAGCAGGTCATCCAGCTCCTGTCCGGCTACCAGGGCAAGGAGGCGGTCGCCGTCGGCGGCGAGACGCAGCAGAGCCAGCAGGCGGGCTCCACGGTCCTCGACCAGTTCGGGCGCAACCTCACGCAGGCCGCGCGCGACGGCAAGCTCGACCCCGTCATCGGGCGCGAGAAGGAGATCGAGCGCGTGATGCAGATCCTGTCGCGCCGTTCCAAGAACAACCCCGTCCTCATCGGCGAGCCCGGCGTCGGCAAGACCGCCGTCGTCGAGGGCCTGGCGCAGGCCATCGTCAAGGGCGACGTCCCGGAGACGCTGAAGGACAAGCAGCTCTACACGCTCGACCTCGGCTCGCTCATCGCCGGATCCCGCTACCGCGGCGACTTCGAGGAGCGCCTCAAGAAGGTCACCAAGGAGATCCGCACGCGCGGCGACATCATCACCTTCATCGACGAGATCCACACGCTCGTCGGCGCGGGTGCCGCCGAGGGCGCGATCGACGCGGCGAGCATCCTCAAGCCGCTCCTCGCGCGCGGCGAGCTGCAGACCATCGGCGCCACCACGCTCGACGAGTACCGCAAGCACTTCGAGAAGGACGCGGCCCTCGAGCGCCGCTTCCAGCCCATCCAGGTGCAGGAGCCCTCGCTGCCCCACACCATCAACATCCTCAAGGGCCTGCGCGACCGGTACGAGGCGTTCCACAAGGTGTCCATCACCGATGGCGCCATCGTGTCGGCGGCGAACCTCGCCGACCGCTACATCGCGGACCGCTTCCTCCCGGACAAGGCCATCGACCTGATCGACGAGGCCGGCGCCCGCCTGCGCCTCTCGATCCTGTCGGCGCCGCCGGAGCTGCGCGAGTTCGACGAGCGCATCTCCACGGTCCGCGTGGCCAAGGAGACCGCCATCGAGGACCAGGACTTCGAGAAGGCCGCGAGCCTGCGCGACGAGGAGAAGAACCTCCTCGGCGAGCGCCTCCGCCTCGAGAAGCAGTGGCGCTCGGGCGACGTCCGCACCACCGCCGAGGTCGACGAGGGCCTGATCGCCGAGGTGCTGGCGCAGGCCACGGGCATCCCGGTGTTCAAGCTCACGGAGGAGGAGTCCTCGCGCCTCGTCTTCATGGAGAAGGCCCTGCACCAGAGGGTCATCGGCCAGGAGGAGGCCATCTCGGCCCTGTCCAAGACCATCCGCCGCACGCGCGCCGGGCTCAAGGACCCGCGTCGTCCCTCGGGATCGTTCATCTTCGCCGGCCCCACGGGCGTCGGCAAGACGGAGCTCGCGAAGGCCCTGGCGGAGTTCCTGTTCGACGACGAGGACGCCCTCATCTCGCTCGACATGAGCGAGTACGGCGAGAAGCACACCGTGAGCCGCCTCTTCGGCGCCCCTCCCGGGTTCGTCGGCTTCGAGGAGGGCGGCCAGCTCACCGAGAAGGTGCGCCGCAAGCCGTTCTCCGTCGTGCTCTTCGACGAGATCGAGAAGGCCCACCCGGACATCTTCAACTCGCTACTCCAGATCCTGGAGGAGGGGCGCCTGACGGATGGTCAGGGCCGCGTGGTCGACTTCAAGAACACGGTCATCATCATGACCACCAACCTCGGCACCAAGGACATCACGGGTGCCCCGGTCGGGTTCCAAGTCGAGAACAACGCCGCGAACTCCTACGAGCGCATGAAGGGCAAGGTCAGCGAGGAGCTGAAGAAGAACTTCAAGCCCGAGTTCCTCAACCGCGTGGACGACACCATCGTCTTCCCGCAGCTGTCGAAGCCCGAGCTGCTCCAGATCGTGGACCTGTTCGTCAAGCGCCTGTCGGACCGCATGATGGACCGCGATCTGACGATCACGCTCGAGACCGCCGCGAAGGAGCGCCTCATCGAGGTCGGCTTCGACCCGTCGCTCGGCGCCCGGCCCCTGCGCCGCGCCGTGCAGCACGAGATCGAGGACCGTCTCTCCGAGCGGATCCTGCAGGGCGAGCTCAACGCGGGCGACCACGTGCACGTCGACTACGTGGACGGCCAGTTCACGTTCGTCACGACGCAGCGCGAGGGCATCTCGGTCGCGGCCGGCATCGGCACCGGGACCGGGACGCCGGACCTCGCCATCACGAGCGAGTAG